A genomic window from Sanguibacter antarcticus includes:
- a CDS encoding penicillin-binding transpeptidase domain-containing protein yields the protein MPPAPSRPVRTRPLARPRLSSIALVAVLAGAGLTACAPDGPAPEDAAEALAAGMASGDLTGVTFDGLEVADATAHRTAVLEPLADATLDVSVGTVTLGDDDTATADLVYAWDLGGTPWTYTTSADLALVEDTWHVTWEPDILLPGLVLGDRLQITRTPAERGDILGADDVALVTDSPVTRIGIDKTRIDAAGWDAAARALAALVGIDVETYAANVAAAGEQAYVEAITLRPEAENDWEAITASPGALLIEDTLPLAPTREFAAAILGRAGDATAEIVEESDGAVVAGDLVGTSGLQRQYDDQLRGTPGLLVEILGSDGAVRETAFEQAPVDGEPLRTTLDLDLQTDAEGILAGTTVPAAIVAIRPSTGAVLVSAGSPGSDGLSTATVGMYAPGSTFKVVSSLALLRAGVTPETIVQCPATTVVDGRTFTNFPDYPLDHLGDIPLSDAVAQSCNTAFINASETVTQAELTDAAASLGIGLAAQPGPSVFTGVVPSGSTGTEHAASMIGQGKVQASPLTMAGVAASVAHGETVRPTFLAQEVEDGESSDLPTVAKTPLTADEAAQLQTLMRGVVTDGGAAFLQDLPGEVAAKTGTAQYGDGSTNHVWMIAISGDLAVAVFVETGEYGSTTAGPLLEQFLVDAG from the coding sequence GATCGCCCTCGTCGCCGTCCTCGCCGGCGCGGGCCTCACCGCGTGCGCGCCCGACGGCCCCGCTCCCGAGGACGCTGCTGAAGCGCTCGCCGCAGGTATGGCGAGCGGCGACCTCACCGGCGTCACCTTCGACGGGCTGGAGGTCGCCGACGCGACCGCCCACCGCACGGCCGTCCTCGAGCCGCTCGCCGACGCGACGCTCGACGTGAGCGTCGGGACCGTCACCCTCGGCGACGACGACACCGCGACAGCCGACCTCGTCTACGCCTGGGACCTCGGCGGCACCCCGTGGACCTACACGACGAGCGCCGACCTCGCGCTCGTCGAGGACACCTGGCACGTGACCTGGGAGCCCGACATCCTCCTCCCCGGTCTCGTGCTCGGCGACCGGCTCCAGATCACTCGCACCCCCGCCGAGCGCGGAGACATCCTCGGAGCCGACGACGTCGCGCTCGTCACCGACAGCCCCGTGACCCGCATCGGGATCGACAAGACGCGCATCGACGCGGCCGGGTGGGACGCCGCTGCACGGGCGCTCGCCGCCCTCGTGGGCATCGACGTCGAGACGTACGCCGCGAACGTCGCCGCTGCGGGCGAGCAGGCCTACGTCGAGGCGATCACCCTGCGGCCCGAGGCCGAGAACGACTGGGAAGCGATCACGGCCAGCCCCGGCGCGCTGCTCATCGAGGACACGCTCCCCCTGGCACCGACCCGGGAGTTCGCTGCCGCGATCCTCGGTCGCGCCGGAGACGCCACGGCCGAGATCGTCGAGGAGTCGGACGGCGCCGTCGTCGCCGGTGACCTCGTCGGGACGTCCGGGCTGCAGCGCCAGTACGACGACCAGCTGCGCGGCACCCCAGGGCTCTTAGTCGAGATCCTCGGCTCAGACGGCGCCGTCCGGGAGACCGCCTTCGAGCAGGCTCCCGTCGACGGCGAGCCGTTGCGCACCACCCTGGACCTCGACCTGCAGACGGACGCCGAAGGGATCCTCGCCGGGACGACCGTCCCCGCCGCGATCGTCGCGATCCGGCCGTCCACAGGCGCTGTCCTCGTCTCGGCCGGCTCGCCCGGCAGCGACGGCCTCTCGACGGCGACGGTCGGGATGTACGCACCCGGGTCGACGTTCAAGGTCGTCTCGTCCCTCGCTCTCCTCCGAGCCGGCGTCACTCCCGAGACGATCGTGCAGTGCCCGGCGACCACGGTCGTCGACGGCCGGACGTTCACGAACTTCCCCGACTACCCGCTCGACCACCTCGGAGACATCCCGTTGTCCGACGCGGTCGCGCAGTCGTGCAACACGGCGTTCATCAACGCGAGCGAGACCGTCACGCAGGCCGAGCTCACCGACGCCGCCGCGTCGCTGGGCATCGGGCTCGCCGCACAGCCCGGTCCGAGCGTCTTCACGGGCGTCGTGCCGTCCGGGTCGACGGGCACCGAGCACGCCGCGTCGATGATCGGCCAGGGCAAGGTCCAGGCGTCACCGCTGACGATGGCGGGCGTGGCCGCGTCCGTCGCGCACGGCGAGACCGTGCGCCCCACGTTCCTGGCGCAGGAGGTCGAGGACGGGGAGTCGTCCGACCTGCCGACCGTCGCCAAGACACCGCTCACCGCGGACGAGGCCGCCCAGCTCCAGACGCTCATGCGTGGCGTCGTGACCGACGGTGGGGCAGCGTTCCTCCAGGACCTGCCGGGCGAGGTCGCGGCCAAGACCGGCACCGCCCAGTACGGCGACGGCTCGACGAACCACGTGTGGATGATCGCGATCTCCGGTGAC